DNA from Dermacentor albipictus isolate Rhodes 1998 colony unplaced genomic scaffold, USDA_Dalb.pri_finalv2 scaffold_17, whole genome shotgun sequence:
tccagagggccgaagaactggcggagcgtcacaaCGTTCCCGTCCTGACTTGAGCGTCGCCTACGGTTACGGCCCAAGGGGCTCCCCGCGTGCCATCTCCCAACGGCTTAAAcctcctcaggacctcaataaagctCTTGACTGACTGATTGCGAGGTTTTGTCTATGTGTGCGGTGACCTTTGTTTCctgtgacacttttttgccctttatcaagctgtatcttcgcatttgtaatgtacgagggcgagtcaaatggaagtgagccaACCAAGCCCGCGCAATGATGGTTGTGTTCATTATCTGCgaagcatgcgcgtagcacacaggcatctcccatttacaaaagtgacacgcaagtGTGAGAATAAAGATTTTTAATGCTCTCACACACTGTGTTGAACATGGTTgagtgacataatggacactccaaagtGGAatagcgtggtgtcgtgaggtttttacAGCTGAaggtgtacgttgaacattgcatttcgttGGCCACTTGTTGGTGAAGCGTTAGAGCAAATGGTTCAAAAACGGACGTGAAAAATGCAAAGATGATCCAAGACCatgccaaagccaccgtgcaatcacccgcaacacaattgcaaaggttgatgagatGATTAGGCAATAacggaggataaaaaaaaattaataataacggaggataaaaaattaataataacgGAGGATAAGCGTCGATGAACTGGCAAAGCGTgtaaacatcagtcacggtttggcTCAAACCATAATTCAGTAACATTTCGGTTACCGGCTCTTGTGTGCACAGTGGATGCCCTAGATTTCGACTCACAGCCAGCAGacgaagttcggcgctgccttgactcgatcatctaatccggtatcacaatgagggtgacgacttcttgtctgcattTGTGACCGGGAACGAAttatggtgccactactacagcCTGAAACACGAAGCCAAagcttacagtgcaaacatttaaATTCACCATCCTCAAGGAAAGAAAATCAAGTTGCCATTTCCgtcggaaaggtgttgactttttttttcgatcgttaGAGGTCATTACTGATTGTGAAACgttatttattattgttattgtgaaacgccggatcggctgcgtgtcgcagtcaagaacaaacGGCGTGGAAAAATGACGAATGGTGTCATCTTGACTCCACGACAATGCCAGTGCCCACGTCGCTTATGatgttaatacaaaactggcaaagtgtaagtaggaaacgctgcaacatccgtcatacagtgcagatctgtcgccttgcgacttcctcatTTTGGTGCAATtcaagaaacagctcaagggaaccagattcgtgtcggacgataaCGTGAATATACAGATCTTTTGAAGCAGCAACGCGAGGAGTTTTATGCGACaggaatcacgcgactcattaGCCAGTGGCGCatatgtctaaatgctcatggagactacgtTTAAATAAATACCCCGTTTGCCATATATTGCAatcggctcactttcatttgaatcgccctcgtatattttgcagaattcctgctttttatacgtggaGGGCTctttgttgcgactataatttcggtccATTTGCTAACAGTACACGACCGATGATAGCTGCTCATGAGCAATACATCGGAACAAATGACCGAGTCATTGAAATTTTTGTGTGGTTGTggtatatgtacaaaaatgtaaacaaggttcttcgCTGACAGAGTTTCATTAAACTATTTGTCCTCAaattgttaatttcatggcctttacatttttcataacAGCGGCATTacctgctttgctggtttcgagcTGATATAGTtgtaaagttcatgtgatattttctttacctattcatcatcatcatcagcagcagcagcagcagcagcaatctcgttacgcccactgcagggcaaaggcctctcccatatttcttcaactaccccggtcatgtactaattgtggccatgccgtccctgcaaaattcttaatctcatccgcccacctaactttctgccgccccctgctacgcttcccttcccttggaatccagtccgtaacccttaatgaccatcggttatctcccctcctcattacatgtcctgcccatgcccatttctttttttgatttcaactaagatgtcattaactcgcgtttgttccctcacccaatctgctcttttcttatcccttaacgttacacctatcattcttctttccatagctcgttgcgtcgtcctcaatttgagtaagcctccaggtttctgccccgtacgtgagtactggtaagacacagctattatacacttttctcttgagggataatggcaaactgctgttcatgatctgagaatgcctgccaaacgcaccccgcccattcttattcttctgattatttccgtctcgtgatccggttccgcagtcactacctgccctaagtagatgtattcccttacgacttccagtgcctctttgcctattgtaaattgttgttctcttccgagactgttaaacattaagttttctccagattaatttttagacccactgttttggtttgcctctccaggtcagtgagcatgcattgcagttggtcccctgagatactaagcaaggcaatatcatcagcgaatcgcaagttactgaggtattctccattaacttttatccccatttcttcccaatccaggtctctgaatacctcctgtaaacacgctgtgaatagcattggagagattgtatctccctgcctgacgcctttctttattgggattttgttgctttttttatggaggactacggtggctgtggagctgctataggtatctttcagtatttttacatacagctcgtctacaccctgattccgtaatgcctccatgactgctgaggtttcgacagaatcaaatgctttctcgtaatcaatgaaagctatatataagggttggttatattgcgcacatttctctatcacctgattgatagtgtgaatatgatgtattgttgagtagcctttacggctACTCAATCTAATAAATAGACAGAAACATGGAAGAACTGATATCAGTTTTTTCGGACAGAacttttgggacatacgagtgtattcttttatgaaaaaatacgtattttacttgtcttgacagtgcgtagcgttcaagaatacGTTTGCGGCGTCTTCGGCAATAGCAATGCGGTCATTATTcacgtatttgatccctcgacaaatttcataatgaggaggccgagctgcaacgtgagcccccctcccccgaaacgaaatttctggctacgccactgcccacctcgactttatatgaaacatcatggcgacggcggaaattcgttttgagtgtccatataattgctatcgcaataaaattatcgctctttctctctctccagtaCGCGTAACAATATTGGTAAAGTATCGAATGCTCACTTAACAGAGTCTTTGTCAGTATGTAAgatggaaaaaaattattttcctttACCAGGCTGTGTCACTTTATTAGCAAGTGCGCTCTTGCGTGCCATCTTCCTGCTCCGGTTAGTCAGCAGTGAGAAAAATCAGTCACGAACGCCTTCGACATGTTGCGCATTTTTAAAAGAAACTGACGCGCCGTGCGAAGCCGCACTGCTGCTCTCTGCGAGTGACTCTCGTTTTACTGCTTCTACCGTGCAGCCGCCGAGTGGTCAGCACCCGATGCCCACCATGGCGGGGCACCCGAACGCTCCGGCGAACGCGGGCAGCGTCATGGTGGCCACGCGACACGCCGTCGCTGCCGCCTCCCAGTGGCCGCGCTGGGGCACTGCGCAGAAGGTGTGGCCAAAGCGGAGGAAGAAGAGCTGCCTGAGCGACCTCTCCTGCGCGATGTTGGCGTCTCGGAAAGCGGACGCCCTGAACGAGACCTCGGCGGCCCAGCGGACCTGGACCGCGTCCCGCCACCACGGCTCGTCGCCGGACATTTCGATGCCGGAGGTCTGCTTCGCGTAGGACGCCAGGCAGTGCGTGTGCTCAGTCAGGTCCCACGCCGCGGAGGAGTTGGCGTGGCTGCGTCGAGAGGAGGTTCATACGTTAGCGAAAGACTGGCTGCATGATGCCTCATGCAATGCGGTTGCGGGTTCCCGAATTGACAAACGCTAATTGTCCGAAAATTTCACATGGGGCACCGTGTTCGAACGCTCCATGCACTTCTTGTGCACTGCGCCGTACCATTCGCCTTTGAAGTACATTCTAAGGGAAAAATTTGGCACCTTTGGGGCTATCTTCTCCCCCGGAAACTTTATTTAGATTGTTCACTCTAGAAATGAAAGTTACATCTTGGTGCACCACGGCATTTGCATATTGCACATTATCGGTTGTGCCACACAAGTTACAACCTTTTTCTGGAGCTCTGGTTTGCCCGCTGGACGAAGGAGAGCGCACGTCGGCAGCCGTCTCACTTTTCCACTCCCCCTCAATGTGATGCACCAGCGTCTACATGCACCGTGCGAGGCGACTCACCTGTGTCCACCCGAGCCTTAACCGCGCCTAGCGCAACAATTCCGAATTGCCTCGCGGGGGGCTTACTGCGGTTTTCATGGATGCGACGTGCTGGAAATGCAATGCGATGTAACGCTATCGCAAACCTATACAAACGCAGCTATAGCTTCCCGATAAGATAGTCGTTATATTTCGCTATGTGGCACTTTGTATACGGGAACAGTGTACAAGATACAATGCTGCGAGATTGGTTGcgcaaaggaaaggaaaaaatgcAATGAAGTGAACCTTACCTTTCGTGCAATACTGTAAATTTGTGCAGATAAATATTTAATGACTTCGATAAACCAGAATAGTTAGAATTACTAGCTCAATTGCATATCTCACCAGATCTTTTCAAAGCGAATGCTCATACCTTCGTCGCCGTCATCCTGTAACGTAAATCCCAATGTTTCGTTTTATGCGGAATGCTTTCTTTAACTGTCATATCTAGGCTGCTGCCGTTTTTCCTGATATGCTACGTGTCTAGGCGTACATTAGCAGCAAGATAGTTTTCAACGATAGTTCTGCCAATTACGTAAAGTTTCATAATTTACTTTTTATTTAATAACccaatgtgtatatatatatatatatatttatatatatatatatatatatatatgacgtttTAGGAGTTCTGTATTGCTACAGTTATACAAAAATCCTAAAATCTTAAAAGTGGCGTTACTTTAGATATATACGACCTTAAGATGTGTTACGAAAAAATTGGGCGTGCCACTTAGCAGCATTCTAAAAGTGTGCCTCTAGCAGTTCAGCACAACCTTAGCTGAAATACCGAGGTATTCTTTAGCATATTTTGGGGACTGCAGGGTATCTAGAAGGTGGTGCTAGTTCTATAATTTCTATTATACAGACGTGAATTCATTATTTGTCAGCGTCAGTTTCGAAATTGCAACATTTACGTAAAGTTTGTAATGACAGAAATAATTTGCATATTTAtatgattttgaccacctggggttcttgaacgtgcatccaatgcacggtacacgggcgtttttgcatttcgcccccatcgaaatccagCTGCCGCTGGTAGCACAATTTTGGAACGCGCCGATTTAATGAATACATACGATGATAGGAGAGACGCTGATTGGCTCGCACATGTATACTACACAAATACCTGGAGAGCGCCTTTTGTTAAATGCCAACTGGCTATATGTAGTCGTAACGAACTAAGCCTAAAAGCGGCAGCCCTTTCTTGTGCAGGAcggaagttgtttttttttcttttgttttacttcccTTACCAATAACACCTCTGCTGGCGCCACGATACGCAGCCCTTGCCTACTGAAGTATGTCAGCCAGGCAAGCGCTATTTCTTTAACAATATCACCCGAGGCTCGCGCGCTATGCCGACGCAAACACTGCGAGCGAAGCACTTGCACATGGCAATGTATAGTCAACGtctatcgaaaaaaaaatgacaaagaaaaagatcAGCCATGACGCCAGAACCTGATGTAGTCTGACGCATTTCCCAAGGCTTGTTTGGGCTGGGCACCGTCAATGGCATAAAGCATGATATGAGGGTGGTGGTTCCTTCGACGGCACCGTAGAGTCGACAGTGAACAATTGTTGACTTAGCGATGGTTTAAGGCCCTAaatattataatataataatgAACTATACCTGCCGACAAAACCTGCGAATGGTAAAGTGGCTTGGTTCTGTACCTAGAATTTAGAGTTTCTGTtttaaagcaaaataaaaataaaaaggggAAGGAAATGGACTGGACAACAGTTTACACCgaagacaaggtcttctgggGTGCATTAGCCTACCATGTGACTTGTTTAGGTTGCATGACtttcgtgatcggcccacattAGAGACTGCACATTATCCAGGATCGGCCTATCTGGGCCATCTGGGTTTAATTTCGGCCTGTTTACGCTAATTACGCATCATTACTACACCGTACATAGCCTTACGCTAATGTATGGTCCGTATTTTTCGTTGCAAGCTTCATTTTGACGTTTAGGTCCATTCGCTTGCTTTCAGTATTATatcaaatattcaccaagataagttccaatagaataagagcaacacttcACTTCAGTGAACCAaaggaacaagctggcttcaagaagagatattctacaatggatcacatccaggtCATCAATCGGGTAAACGAGAGATCTGCAGAGTACGATCAGCCACTCtctatggctttcataaattatgGAAATGCATTTTACTCACAGAGATACCACAAGTCGTACAGCCATTACATAATCAAGAGGCACAGGAGGATTACGTGAATGTCTTCGTAAATATCTACAAATAACCCACAGCTACCTTGGTACTCTACAAGAAAAGTAGACAGTTacttatcaagaaaggggtcacacAAGGAGACAAAATATATCcggtgctattcactgcatgcttggaagtagTGTtcgaaggcttaggagtgaggatgaacggtgaatatctcagcaacctttggtttacagatgacattgtcctgttcaggaaCACTAGGGATGAATTACGACAAATGACTTGgggccttaacagagaaagtgttaagagtggagttgaagattcgtatgaaaagacaaaaataagGTTCAATAGCCCGGAAAGGAAACatgagttcaggatcaccagtcagcctccagagtctgtgaaggaatacgtttatctaggtcaattactcacaggggacccttatcatgagaaggaaatttagagaATAACAAGAAATGTGTTGGATTGCATACGGTAGGCATTGTCAGATGCTGACTGGGAGCttgccactatcattgaaaagaaaggtgtaaaatcagtgcattctaccaggctaacatatggggcagaaggTTGGAGGCTGAAAAAGAAGCTCGAGCACAAGGTAagtaccgcgcaaagagcaatggaacgaaaaatgtgaggcgtaacgttaagagacaggaataaAGCGGtggggatcagagagcaaacagggatagccgatattctaattgacattgagaaagaaatggagcaggGAAGGCCATGTAATATGCGTAGGATGGACGACCGGttgaccattagagttacagaagaGCGCAGTCGATGGCGGCATAAtactaggtggtgtgatgaaattaggaaatttgcaggctcaAGGTGGAATCAGTgtgtgcaggacaggggtaattgaatatcgcagggagaggcattcgtACTGCATGGGACATGAAGAGagactggtgatgatgatgaaactaaATTTACCACACAGGCAAAATGGCGATTGGCGCGAATATGCGAGCCTACATGCGTTTTGTTGACAGGGCACTCGCAAGCTCAGCGTTAGATGCCAGTATGATACCCAAGgtatcttttttttctcatttgcagCCGATTTTCTAGCCGCTGTGAGAAAGACTAAAAGCTGAGAAAAAGGcttgagggggggagggggggcggagcGTGGTTGTAAGAGGAGGGTTCTAGGAGGGCCTGGCCAGGGCTCTTCTAGTCCCTGTAGCGGCCACTGTGTTCGACGAACTAATTCACTGTTGTAACGGAGGACTGTGTCTACCGAGTCCTTTTTTTTATAATTTGAACATACGTACTCGCATAATGTTAGAAATCAAGTTTCATTATATTTAATGCGAATATTAAGTACTCTCTTATTTCTGAATAGTCACACCGTCGTATGGCGCTGTGTACTTGCTAGACTGCTGTCGAAAACATTGTCATCCAATGCATTGACTAGGACTACGGCGCTGACGAGTTGAAACTACTGTCTTGTAGCACTTTCAGAGTCTACGAAACAAGTGAGTTAGAgattcactgaaaaaaaaagcacggtaaGCTGGATGCGAACAAAGGCTTCCAATAACGTAAAGCTGGGCGCTAtaccgtaaagctattccaattttgcaatcagccttccgcgattggtcaaaaactttttggaccaccgccctttcacctgtctgtcacgtgatgtcacgaaaaccgcaatagctccccatctgatataacgtgtacacacggattatgcatggtttgatcgaacaaaagaaaaatagttatttctgatttgacgcctattcgccattagccctcggccattggtcaaaagttttcgggctgcgcccacttcacctgcctctcacgcgaagtcgcaaaaccgcaaaaacccaccgcgtcaaagtgtcgtgtacgcgataaagatgcaataatgtgcggaacaaaactgaattttcttctgaatagccgcaggctgccacgttccgaaagaaatagaagatggctgccgccgatcgctcaggcactggctactcgcccctgtcGAATAGCAAGAGCTTATTTGCGCGTAATAAAACTTTCTACGTgaccgtgtaacattttcgagcactttcggcccgttcacgacctcgttctgccaactctcctttgctgaggatccgttttagcgtcatcattaattccgttgcatgccgccgcgattttcgaccagccaccgcaaggtgTGTAAGAGAAATCGGACAAATTAGAtcagatatcatcatcatcatcatcatcatcatcatcatcatcagcctgttacgcccactgcagggcaaaggcctctcccatacttctccaacaaccctggtcatgtactaattgtggccatgccgtccctgcaaacttcttaatctcctccgcccacctaactttctgccgccccctgctacgcttcccttcccttgggatccagtccgtaacccttaatgaccactcATTAAAGCCACTCATTAAAGGCAATGTCTatcgtttttaaagcaaattgaccttccataaacgaggagagcgtctgattggtctgttcagtcaacactgcgggtgaccgcccgatgcttgcgtcggtcgTTACGCGAACTTCGcgcaggagattggaataaaagcattggaatagttttacgttatatggcccaaGTATCCAACGAAAAGAAAGCAGTTCGAATGGGAAAACATAATCGCCGAAGAAGGATAAATTTTCGAGCAGGAGTAAAGAGCGGCAAAAGTATGCCGAATCTCGGAAAAGAAAAAACCGAAAACACTGAAGCCTACTTATGACTTATACTTTATCAATAACCTTCAGCCTGATGCTTTCAATGTTCGGAGTTACCTGTCGTTCCCAGCGCCGTGCCACGGCGATCCTGCCCAAAAGGCTTGCCTGGCCAAGTAGTACCTGACAGTGGCGTAGTTGAGCACGACCTGCGCCGTATGCGCGTAGTAGAAGTCGGGTATCAGGAGGCGTTGAGCCACTTCTCGGTCACTCCACTCCGCCGACAGCGCGTCAAAATCCAGCAAAGGCCTCGCGGGACTGCCCCCGCCGGCCGTAAAGAGGACAGCGTTGACCACGAAGTCTGACCCGTAGTTGGCCTCCACCATTGTTATTGTGTCGTTGTCGAGAGGATACACTGTAAGGAGAAAAATGAGAGAGGTCTGTCCTTTCTGTAACCCAGGGGCATTTTAAACGTTCAACTTATTCTGGACCTCCTCAAGTTTTTCTTTTGCGTGTGGATTTAAGCAAATGACGGACGTTCGGGATGTTAAAGGTTGGACGTGCCGCAGCAGATTGATGCAAAGACTCTAAATTGCTAAGTATGTcgttaaattaaattgtggagttttacatgccaaaacaataATTTGATTTGAGGAATTCGGTAGTGAGAGGCCTTCGAATTCATtccgaccacctgcggttctttaaagtgcaactAATTCACGCTAcaagggcgttcttgcatttcacccacaTCGAAATGTGGCGACCGTGGCCGGGAGTCGATCCCGCACCCTCGGATTAGTAGCACAGCGCCATTGCCGCTTCACGACCACGGAGTGTGGAACATGTCTTCCCACCTTGTACTTCATTGATGAGGTTTTGTAACTGACATATTGTGTCCTTTCAATAGTATTGCaccagtgcgtgtgtgtgtgtgggggggggggggggttgtttaTCGTTTGTCAGAACAACGGCGTACACGGCGCCACGAGAAGCGAAGACACCTGTTGTAGAAAAGCGTAATAAAAAACTAGTACAGTAGAAATACTGTCTGCAAAAACACAGCATATTTAAACACGGTGATAAAGAACCACAACATCACAGTACTAAAAAACAGAATTTCATTACAATTACGTTCTTACTTATGAGATCCCTTTGTAAAACACTGAGATTCAGTATTCACAGCCTCTTCAGAAAATAAGTTCCACTGAGATGACGAGTGGGAAAAAGACTATTTTAGTAAATTGGTTCTAGATTTTATTTCCCATAGTTTCAATTCGTGGTCTCGTCGTTGAGAGACGTAGTGTGGTGTTAACgaggtcggctcccgtcggatgacggcaaaaatgcatgctgctggccgagcccTGCCGAGGACATAAAACAACGCCATGctgcttcctcgtcgccagtcacgacgcagccgaccttgttcaccgaacgcacgcttgagagcagcgcaATAGCACTGCGCAAACACTgggtcacgtggcttttttttttacatttcgcgggctttcttttcaAGCCGGAACagaggactacgtgagacgtatcgtaaaggaaacaactcgatcggtacTTTCTGAAGGCGCTCTACACATCTGCGTTTCACACTTGGGGTCCTCAAGCAGTAATTACAAAGTTGGGTAGTTAAACTTAACTAGTGAGTTATGGGGACAACAAAAAACATTGCCTAAGTTACTATGcactattgcgaatagtatgcgttcggttcaattcgcttccgatgcgcctttcattttgaaattcttggctcaagttatgtgggacactctgtatatctTGCTATGTTGATGCCATTGCGCTCGTAGATATTGCTAAAAAATTTCAGACAAAGGCAGCGCCTTCGGTGGCTCAGCAAAGGCTGATACAAATTTGTGTTCATTACTGTGACGCTGCTAAGGCAACGATAATTAGTGATGCTTAATCTTGCAGCACGATTTTGTGTGCTTTGCACGGATCGTTTATGTTCTGCTTATCAGAGTACCAAAGCACGCAGGcgtaacgaaagaaagaaagaaagaaagaaagaaagaaaggaagaaacaaggaaagaaagaaagaaagaaagaaagaaagaaagaaagaaagaaggaaagaaagaaagaaagaaagaaagaaagtaggtCGTAGTCAACAAAAGCATTTCTACTTGTAATGCGTGACATTTCAGTCGCGTACAACCTTCCACTATTCCTACCCACAGTGCTACATTATATTTTCGTCTACGCATTTTTCGGTGCAATAGCGTCAAGCAATGTCTTAGTGACAATGTTCGCAAAGAGTTAAAGCACTCACTTCGCGCTGGGTAAGTGGCCGCGACCATCTTTCCGTAGTCTAGGGCGCCACCTCGGGTTATTTCTCGCACCTTGTCGGCCGCCTTCAGCACGTCGGAGAGCATGCGCCTCAAGTCGGCACCAGTGTCCGAGCCTACCAACTCGGCCGTCATCCAGCGCTGATAGATATCTCCGAACATCGTTTCCACCGCCGTCACGCAGAGCTCGTTTCTGATGTCGTCCTTGGGTATACGACGGTGGACTCTGGCCCGCTCTTTCAGTCCGAAGAACTTGGCGAGCGGCACCAGCATCAGGTAGATCTTGGTCGCCATCATGTCCTCTTGACTGGACAGCGAGTCCAAGATG
Protein-coding regions in this window:
- the LOC139051992 gene encoding uncharacterized protein: MALPIKARVTNIAGVRAILDSLSSQEDMMATKIYLMLVPLAKFFGLKERARVHRRIPKDDIRNELCVTAVETMFGDIYQRWMTAELVGSDTGADLRRMLSDVLKAADKVREITRGGALDYGKMVAATYPARMYPLDNDTITMVEANYGSDFVVNAVLFTAGGGSPARPLLDFDALSAEWSDREVAQRLLIPDFYYAHTAQVVLNYATVRYYLARQAFWAGSPWHGAGNDSHANSSAAWDLTEHTHCLASYAKQTSGIEMSGDEPWWRDAVQVRWAAEVSFRASAFRDANIAQERSLRQLFFLRFGHTFCAVPQRGHWEAAATACRVATMTLPAFAGAFGCPAMVGIGC